In Nicotiana tabacum cultivar K326 chromosome 11, ASM71507v2, whole genome shotgun sequence, a single window of DNA contains:
- the LOC107816591 gene encoding F-box/FBD/LRR-repeat protein At1g13570-like, whose product MGSSSRGHVWIRKTTDNFPSPSIKFANIMYNILTLHSGQVTKFTLSMSELKKYPQIGSLIYFLSRNGIEHLVLQFSEWNRYKLPSSFFSCSQLRYLTQQNCLVCPPPVFKGFDMLISLELCHVLISSKSLESLISSSPFLENLVLKISDTVNHIQIKAPKLRSFDFSGCLKLISLNNVPHLAKLSLLYGESFEESEKCDLDKFFQSHPAIEHLHMEYGSVQFLVAEVPRRLSSALNYLKCLYVSLDGLDDLSCALCLLRSSPYLQDLEVKVSIDESDDEVDEVSTSFSDVTLNHVRTVKVEGITGTKLDMQLIKLLLAKSPMLVRMLIEPDLYWVNKEKGAEILAELSTFQRASRKAEIVCQLERKWN is encoded by the exons ATGG GTTCATCATCTAGAGGCCATGTATGGATTAGGAAGACGACAGATAACTTTCCATCCCCTTCTATTAAGTTTGCAAACATTATGTACAACATTTTGACCCTTCATTCTGGACAAGTTACTAAGTTTACCCTTTCCATGTCTGAACTGAAAAAGTATCCTCAGATTGGCAGCTTGATATATTTCCTCTCTAGGAACGGCATTGAACATCTTGTTCTTCAATTTTCGGAGTGGAACCGATACAAATTGCCTTCATCATTTTTCTCGTGTTCACAGTTGAGGTATTTAACCCAACAAAATTGTCTAGTATGTCCCCCACCAGTCTTCAAAGGATTTGATATGTTAATTAGCCTGGAACTGTGTCATGTCTTAATTTCTTCCAAGTCACTAGAAAGTTTAATCTCTTCTAGCCCGTTTCTTGAGAATTTAGTATTGAAAATCTCAGATACTGTAAACCACATTCAAATTAAAGCTCCCAAGTTGAGATCCTTCGACTTCTCAGGCTGTCTAAAACTTATTTCCTTAAACAATGTTCCTCATCTTGCTAAGCTCTCTCTTTTGTATGGAGAATCATTTGAGGAATCAGAAAAATGTGATCTTGACAAATTTTTTCAGTCACATCCTGCTATTGAGCATCTCCACATGGAATACGGGAGTGTCCAG TTCTTGGTTGCTGAAGTACCAAGAAGGCTTTCCTCAGCTCTTAACTATCTTAAATGTCTTTACGTATCTCTGGATGGACTAGATGATCTTTCCTGTGCTCTTTGCTTGCTACGAAGCTCCCCATATTTACAAGATCTTGAAGTGAAG GTATCTATTGATGAATCGGATGATGAAgttgatgaagtttctacaagCTTCTCAGATGTGACATTGAATCACGTTAGGACGGTTAAAGTTGAAGGAATAACAGGCACAAAGCTTGATATGCAGCTTATCAAGCTTCTATTGGCAAAATCCCCAATGCTTGTGAGAATGCTAATTGAGCCAGACCTATATTGGGTAAACAAAGAAAAAGGAGCGGAGATACTTGCAGAGTTATCGACATTTCAGCGGGCATCGCGTAAAGCTGAAATTGTATGTCAGCTAGAAAGGAAATGGAATTGA